The Maniola hyperantus chromosome 12, iAphHyp1.2, whole genome shotgun sequence genome has a segment encoding these proteins:
- the LOC117986956 gene encoding uncharacterized protein, with protein MDCKKLASGDSKTITQSTDIKENTFHEINQDTAQANEVMEENKEKGNQDAISPKTIDENEIKLKERVAQCKNIIASLKLELNEEKIKLEKEAKEVQLKAKEPPHRPTSNNAYSFEKETGFADSCNVNMYSASMDSKLNCDENLMEYEKQLQRYQNTLNMAQVEKKNAIRKQMLAKAFKLKLMEVENQCNIELLRIKQSLQCLEPLQMIIEKWKVNSNYNVDLNNFELIPRYPELSANSGSDLSNTPGIDNFKTE; from the coding sequence ATGGATTGTAAGAAACTTGCGTCTGGTGATAGCAAAACAATTACGCAGTCCACGGATATAAAAGAAAACACTTTTCATGAGATTAATCAAGACACGGCCCAAGCTAATGAAGTGAtggaagaaaacaaggaaaaggGCAATCAAGATGCAATATCACCCAAAACTATCGATGAAAATgagataaaattaaaagaacGAGTAGCACAGTGTAAAAACATAATCGCATCATTAAAGTTGGAGCTTAATGAAgagaaaattaaattagaaaaagAAGCAAAAGAGGTTCAGTTAAAAGCTAAAGAACCTCCACACAGACCCACTTCAAATAATGCTTATAGTTTTGAAAAAGAAACTGGTTTTGCCGATTCATGCAATGTTAATATGTATTCTGCTTCAATGGAcagtaaattaaattgtgatgaGAATTTGATGGAATATGAAAAACAATTGCAACGATATCAAAACACTCTTAATATGGCCCAAGTTGAGAAAAAAAATGCAATCCGAAAGCAAATGTTAGCTAAAGCTTTTAAACTGAAACTTATGGAGGTCGAAAATCAATGTAACATAGAGCTCTTACGAATTAAACAAAGCTTACAGTGCCTGGAACCTTTACAAATGATAATAGAAAAATGGAAAGTTAACAGTAACTATAATGTAGATTTGAACAATTTCGAGCTCATTCCTCGGTATCCCGAACTTAGTGCGAATTCCGGAAGTGACTTATCAAACACGCCTGGTATAGATAACTTTAAAACGGAATAA
- the LOC117986955 gene encoding dnaJ homolog subfamily C member 9: MGLLELCEKYFNTTNLYEVLQITEKATEKEVKKAYHKLSLKVHPDRVNDAEKLEATEKFKVLGGVHAILSDKDKRYLYDTKKTVDEDDDDVLKDKDWMFYWRLLFKKVTEESIKAYEKEYIGSDEEKKDLKNAYIAGKGDMDYIVDQVQFARSEHEPRIRGILTEMIDQGEIPAFKIFTHEPAKKRQRRHAKENCESMEAEELKESLGLNSGANSLELMIKQKQESRDKQMDSFLDNLATKYGGKSEGTKRKATAKSEATGKNKRKKK, from the exons ATGGGTCTTTTGGAACTAtgcgaaaaatattttaataccacCAACTTATATGAAGTGCTACAAATTACCGAAAAGGCCACCGAAAAAGAAG TTAAGAAAGCTTATCACAAATTGTCGCTCAAAGTACACCCTGACAGGGTAAATGACGCTGAAAAGTTGGAAGCTACTGAAAAATTCAAAGTTCTTGGTGGAGTCCATGCTATTTTGAGTGACAAGGACAAAAGATACTTATACGACACCAAAAAGACTGtggatgaagatgatgatgatgttttgaAAGATAAAGATTGGATGTTCTATTGGAGATTGCTTTTTAAAAAGGTTACTGAAGAAAGTATTAAAGCTTATGAAAAGGAATATattg GGTCTgatgaagaaaaaaaagatCTGAAGAATGCCTACATTGCTGGCAAAGGAGATATGGACTACATTGTGGATCAGGTGCAGTTTGCCAGATCTGAACATGAACCTAGGATTCGTGGCATCCTTACT GAAATGATAGATCAAGGTGAAATTCCAGCTTTCAAAATATTTACACATGAGCCTGCGAAGAAACGGCAACGCCGACATGCTAAAGAAAACTGTGAGTCCATGGAAGCAGAAGAGCTCAAGGAATCACTAGGCTTGAATTCTG gtgcAAATAGTTTAGAACTTATGATTAAGCAAAAGCAAGAAAGTAGAGATAAACAAATGGATTCATTTCTTGACAATTTGGCAACTAAGTACGGTGGAAAATCTGAAGGTACAAAACGTAAAGCTACTGCCAAGTCTGAAGCAACAGGAAAAAATAAGAGAAAAAAGAAGTAA
- the LOC117986946 gene encoding LOW QUALITY PROTEIN: 26S proteasome non-ATPase regulatory subunit 5-like (The sequence of the model RefSeq protein was modified relative to this genomic sequence to represent the inferred CDS: substituted 2 bases at 2 genomic stop codons), translating to MSLRMQVEKKKAQEEMRRLMLERKNKDKKPKQTINNPLAKYNNIGQLMCVLCSSVVRSDSVWKVHINSKQHRNNVEQAKKLKELTKNFTDDKVRKRLATSALDTQQVKKPKGILKNSSEKSPTVTQKPNNNAPIIFSHHDEEVIRKNISPAAQEGGILEDKTVDNKLLDAKEDPSLTQPIPEGFFDDPILDAKARNIEYKDPVEEEWEKFQKEIKEETTTSAEIIAGEQEEATAERQIDEIDEQIRNWSRVLDLELKKEETKKKIQDIEMNNEDDDKDSENEADIDEFLDWRAKKSYSXXQIKLTCEVLKLCFEKFEIGDVVKIYLSHIMYLLRHENDCVRRLALDEIYKVVTSDPALLPVPQYIDVYVAVGQMVADKDVGVANKALLVTSNLPAKAYPKVLEEMKIALEGNSSSKCNTYEVVINISLKSYEIFELCVKQGYLDFMVNELQTDDILYQLNILELISQLATKPHGINFLVKQGTLQKISELVKDLQNNPFGGLLTPGYLKFFGCIAHSYPNEVFQKYPALLDLLFDGLESDDLTILPVALDTLGFIGTTWEGKLCLVAIGSKYTQNVENLSAIIRNSRTEIKVRALHCMSNLISIDKDPKSKTEPIDQRITLMTREWFRSLSKEPGPMEMLFDICKNPFPDIQLAGLTLLDAICQHHWGEEMLARVAGFVEYLLDRSADFKKQSKEAKYAIIKRLSQSTAFDDNIIMRLQTYVKQGPFYSETMMQVAMEEE from the exons ATGTCGCTTCGTATGCAAGTTGAAAAGAAAAAGGCTCAGGAGGAAATGCGACGCTTGATGTTGGAGCGAAAAAATAAAGACAAAAAACCCAAACAAACTATTAACAACCCACTAGCAAAATATAACAATATTGGTCAACTTATGTGTGTTCTATGTTCGTCGGTAGTACGTTCTGATAGTGTTTGGAAAGTGCACATAAACAGCAAACAGCACAGAAATAATGTCGAACAAGCGAAGAAATTAAaagaattaacaaaaaatttcaCAGATGATAAAGTAAGGAAAAGATTAGCTACTTCAGCATTAGACACTCAACAGGTAAAGAAACCTAAAGGAATATTGAAAAATTCATCAGAGAAATCACCTACAGTTACACAGAAACCAAATAATAATGCACCTATAATTTTTTCACATCATGATGAAGAAGTCATCAGAAAAAATATTAGTCCTGCAGCTCAAGAag GTGGAATATTAGAAGATAAAACTGTTGATAACAAATTACTGGATGCAAAAGAAGATCCATCACTTACTCAACCAATTCCAGAAGGATTCTTTGATGATCCCATCTTGGATGCCAAG GCGCGTAATATTGAATATAAAGATCCAGTTGAAGAGGAATgggaaaaatttcaaaaagaaataaaagaagaaactaCCACTTCTGCAGAAATTATTGCTGGTGAACAAGAAGAAGCTACCGCAGAAAGACAGATTGATGAAATAGATGAACAGATACGTAACTGGTCAAG AGTTTTGGACTTGGAATTGAAAAAAGAAGagacaaagaaaaaaatacaagATATAGAAATGAATAATGAAGACGACGATAAAGATTCAGAAAATGAAGCCGATATTGATGAGTTCTTAGATTGGCGAGCTAAAAAATCTTACTCTTAAT AACAAATAAAGTTAACATGTGAAGTATTGAAGTTATGCtttgaaaaatttgaaattgGAGATGTTGTTAAAATCTATTTAAGTCATATCATGTATTTACTTCGCCACGAAAACGATTGCGTTCGTAGATTGGCTTTAGATGAg aTTTATAAAGTTGTAACATCAGACCCAGCGCTATTGCCCGTCCCACAGTACATAGATGTGTATGTAGCTGTTGGCCAAATGGTTgctgacaaagatgtaggagtAGCTAATAAAGCTTTACTAGTTACCTCCAATTTACCAGCAAAGGCCTATCCTAAAGTGCTTGAAGAAATGAAAATTGCCTTGGAAGGAAATAGTAGTAGCAAGTGCAACACTTATGAG gtgGTTATCAATATTTCCTTGAAGTCATATGAAATATTTGAATTGTGTGTCAAACAAGGGTACTTAGACTTCATGGTGAATGAATTACAGACTGATGATATTCTGTATCAGTTGAATATTTTAGAATTAATATCACAATTAGCAACAAAACCTCATGGTATCAACTTTCTTGTCAAACAAGGAACTTTGCAGAAGATTTCAGAATTAGTCAAAGATCTACAGAATAATCCTTTTGGAGGCCTTTTAACACCag GTTATCTGAAGTTTTTTGGCTGCATTGCTCATAGTTATCCAAATGAGGTATTCCAAAAATATCCTGCATTGTTGGATTTACTGTTCGATGGATTGGAGTCTGATGATTTGACTATTTTACCAGTTGCTCTAGACACTCTCGGGTTTATAGGAACAACATGGGAGGGAAAACTATGCTTAGTAGCCATAG GGAGCAAATATacacaaaatgtcgaaaatctCAGTGCTATTATTAGAAATAGTCGGACGGAAATTAAAGTTCGCGCATTACATTGCATGTCAAATCTGATCAGCATAGATAAGGATCCAAAATCAAAGACTGAGCCAATCGACCAAAGAATAACATTGATGACTCGCGAATGGTTCAGAAGCTTAAGTAAAGAACCTGGACCAATGGAAATGTTATTTGACATTTGTAAAAATCCATTTCCCGACATACAATTAGCTGGTTTAACATTGCTGGATGCAATTTGCCAACACCATTGGGGTGAAGAAATGTTGGCTAGGGTGGCAG GATTTGTAGAATACCTTTTGGATCGTTCTGCAGATTTTAAAAAGCAATCAAAGGAAGCTAAGTATGCTATAATAAAACGTTTATCGCAGTCAACAGCttttgatgataatattattatgaggcTTCAAACCTATGTTAAACAGGGACCTTTTTACTCTGAGACGATGATGCAAGTTGCAATGGAGGAGGAGTGA
- the Naxd gene encoding ATP-dependent (S)-NAD(P)H-hydrate dehydratase: MLLQYLATAQIIRRYSSLRQITEMDSANNIKLIKACIPPLDGTHHKGQAGRIGVVGGSLEYTGAPYFAGISALKVGADLVHIFCSSPAATVIKSYSPELIVHPLLDTANSINEISPWLERLHVIVIGPGLGRDDKILNVASELIKIIENKRIPLIIDADGLYLITEKLELLKDFSSPVILTPNKIEFERLSNKLKGESWFSMLGKNITILRKGATDELLSCSSELKWKNDSGGSGRRCGGQGDLLSGSIATFLHWTLADSDKLDIGIQTDKSLLASSLSCFAASTLIRSCNTKAFQEKGRSMLATDMIEHIHGAFKDLYGE, from the exons ATGTTATTACAATATCTTGCTACAGCTCAAATAATAAGACGTTACTCTTCGTTACGGCAAATTACAGAAATGGACTCAGCAAACaatataaaattgataaaagCTTGCATACCACCGTTAGACGGAACACATCATAAAGGCCAAGCAGGAAGAATAGGAGTTGTAGGAGGCTCACTTGAGTATACAGGAGCTCCTTATTTTGCAGGCATAAGTGCTTTAAAA gTTGGAGCCGATTTAGTGCACATATTCTGCTCGTCCCCAGCAGCTACCGTTATTAAATCATATAGTCCAGAATTAATTGTCCATCCTTTACTTGACACAGCAAATTCTATAAATGAAATATCACCTTGGCTTGAAAGACTCCATGTTATAGTTATAGGGCCTGGCTTAGGAAGAGATGATAAGATATTAAATGTTGCTTCAGAACTTatcaaaataattgaaaataaaagaataccACTGATTATTGATGCAGATGGGTTATATTTAATAACAGAAAAGCTAGaacttttaaaagatttttcatCACCAGTTATATTGACACCAAACAAAATAGAATTtgagaggcttagtaataaattaaaaggaGAATCTTGGTTTTCTATGCTGggtaaaaatataacaattttaCGAAAAGGAGCAACTGATGAATTGTTAAGTTGCAGTTCTGAATTAAAATGGAAAAATGATTCTGGAGGATCTGGAAGGCGGTGTGGAGGTCAAGGTGACCTGCTATCTGGATCAATTGCAACATTCTTACATTGGACTCTAGCAGACTCAGATAAACTAGACATTGGAATACAAACTGATAAAAGTTTATTAGCATCATCTCTATCATGTTTTGCAGCCTCTACATTAATAAGATCATGCAATACAAAAGCTTTTCAAGAAAAAGGTAGAAGTATGTTAGCCACAGATATGATAGAACACATTCATGGAGCATTCAAGGATTTGTATGGAGAATAA